A stretch of Pirellulales bacterium DNA encodes these proteins:
- a CDS encoding leucine-rich repeat domain-containing protein, whose protein sequence is MSPVPEHTRRWFSYSLRSLFVLITVVSLPLVWVSYERAQSRHELQIVEQLKTKYENVDIRFVGRFDQPSAFDSSGRLLEPSWWRRTLSAICGPRVEAVLANQNPSLSDLSALSALRNLEMLSVEETQVSDLSSVAALTNLSALFLNDSQVSDLTPVAALVLLERLDVEGTHVSDLSPLVGLTHLDTLKLNRSPVHDLTPLSGLKSLDTLTLGNTPVSNLSALAGLVNLERLSFRGTQVSDLSPLAGLKNVWQIECEDTPISDLVPLASVPYLQVLYADRTKVTDLAPLAALKLLGDLHVQGTAVSDLSPLANLTNFGRLWLDDTQVSDLTPLANLKNLTELHVQGTPVSEEQVKLLQAALPNCKIFSDFSVRPAPTTP, encoded by the coding sequence ATGTCCCCAGTCCCCGAACACACCCGCCGCTGGTTTTCCTACAGCCTGCGATCGCTGTTCGTTCTTATCACCGTCGTAAGCCTGCCTTTGGTATGGGTCTCGTACGAACGCGCCCAATCCCGACACGAACTTCAGATTGTTGAGCAGCTAAAAACCAAATACGAGAACGTCGACATTCGATTCGTCGGCCGGTTTGACCAGCCCTCTGCGTTTGATTCGTCAGGGAGATTGTTAGAACCTTCCTGGTGGCGTAGGACGTTGTCGGCCATCTGCGGGCCAAGAGTCGAAGCCGTACTTGCAAATCAAAATCCCTCATTGAGCGACCTCTCGGCGCTCTCTGCGCTGAGAAACCTCGAAATGCTCAGCGTCGAGGAGACGCAGGTCAGCGACCTATCGTCGGTGGCAGCACTAACGAACCTATCTGCTCTGTTTCTTAACGATAGCCAAGTGAGCGACCTAACGCCCGTTGCCGCGCTGGTCCTCCTAGAAAGGCTCGACGTCGAAGGCACTCACGTCAGCGATCTATCGCCTCTCGTCGGACTAACGCACTTGGACACACTTAAGCTCAACAGATCCCCGGTCCACGACCTCACACCGCTCTCAGGGCTCAAGAGCCTGGATACCCTTACCCTAGGCAACACGCCGGTCAGTAACCTGTCCGCGCTGGCCGGGCTCGTGAACTTAGAGCGCCTTTCGTTCCGTGGCACGCAAGTCAGCGACCTCTCGCCGCTGGCCGGGCTCAAGAATGTATGGCAGATAGAATGCGAGGACACGCCGATCAGCGACCTCGTTCCCCTTGCCAGCGTTCCGTACTTGCAAGTTTTGTACGCCGATCGGACGAAAGTTACCGACCTCGCTCCTCTAGCTGCGCTGAAACTTCTCGGCGACCTTCACGTCCAAGGAACAGCGGTCAGCGACCTTTCACCACTAGCTAATCTCACGAACTTCGGACGGCTTTGGCTCGACGACACACAAGTCAGCGACCTAACGCCGCTCGCAAATCTTAAGAACCTGACCGAGCTTCACGTCCAAGGGACGCCCGTCAGCGAAGAGCAAGTCAAGCTACTTCAAGCGGCCCTACCAAATTGCAAGATATTTTCTGACTTCTCCGTCCGTCCTGCTCCTACCACACCGTAA
- a CDS encoding helix-turn-helix transcriptional regulator: protein MRIERELMRGAGPVAVLKLLEGGSKYGYEMVETLARDSDGVLDMGQATLYPLLYNLEAQGLVKGEWRESESARPRKYYALTAKGKKRLAHDVEQWRAVARAMRGLGVLQPGLGGATG, encoded by the coding sequence ATGCGGATCGAACGGGAACTGATGCGTGGGGCCGGGCCGGTCGCCGTGCTGAAGCTGCTCGAAGGGGGCTCGAAGTACGGCTACGAGATGGTGGAAACACTGGCGCGCGATTCGGACGGCGTGTTGGACATGGGGCAGGCGACTCTCTATCCCCTTTTGTACAACCTGGAAGCCCAGGGGTTGGTCAAAGGGGAGTGGCGCGAGTCGGAATCGGCGCGACCCCGCAAGTACTACGCGTTAACGGCCAAGGGGAAGAAGCGTCTGGCGCATGACGTCGAACAGTGGCGCGCGGTCGCCCGTGCCATGCGCGGCCTGGGGGTTTTGCAGCCTGGCCTCGGTGGCGCTACCGGTTGA
- a CDS encoding VanZ family protein, with protein MSRSQAPKHARNWFRFQVAFILFWAGLIFATSCTVVSMDQLFAAVESVFGRKLLERFEVFWGIAWFAVVKSWHATEFAILTAALVLLLNSWRPSHKRRNALTAGIIAVIFAASDEFHQTFVPSREGTILDVLIDSLGVGAVTLFNWIKNRELAIDNSTPRTIG; from the coding sequence ATGTCCAGGTCCCAAGCCCCCAAGCACGCCCGCAACTGGTTCCGGTTCCAAGTGGCATTTATCCTATTTTGGGCAGGGCTGATTTTCGCGACATCTTGTACGGTCGTAAGCATGGATCAGCTATTCGCCGCAGTCGAATCGGTATTCGGTCGGAAGCTGTTGGAGCGGTTCGAGGTTTTTTGGGGAATTGCCTGGTTTGCCGTCGTGAAGAGCTGGCACGCCACGGAATTCGCGATTCTGACAGCCGCGCTTGTCCTGCTATTGAACTCCTGGCGACCGTCGCACAAACGACGAAACGCTCTCACGGCCGGCATCATCGCTGTGATATTCGCGGCGAGCGACGAATTTCACCAGACGTTTGTCCCAAGTCGAGAAGGGACGATCTTGGACGTGCTGATCGACTCTCTCGGAGTCGGTGCTGTGACGCTGTTCAATTGGATAAAGAATCGCGAACTCGCCATCGACAACTCCACGCCGAGAACCATTGGCTAA
- the rpmG gene encoding 50S ribosomal protein L33, with amino-acid sequence MGKSKKKVEVVFLACEETGDLNYTVRRKTGGEKLKLLKYSPRLRKHTLHVEKKKR; translated from the coding sequence ATGGGCAAAAGTAAGAAAAAGGTCGAAGTCGTCTTTCTCGCCTGCGAGGAGACGGGGGACCTGAACTATACGGTCCGCCGCAAGACCGGCGGCGAGAAGCTCAAGCTGCTGAAGTACAGCCCACGGCTGCGCAAGCACACCTTGCACGTCGAGAAGAAGAAGCGGTAG